The Acidobacteriota bacterium genome has a segment encoding these proteins:
- a CDS encoding MBL fold metallo-hydrolase, producing the protein MRIKCWGVRGSIPTPERRNSRYGGNTPCVEVRLDDGTLIILDCGTGLRPLGKSLVRNAAGAPIRAHIFLTHFHWDHVQGMPFFLPFYSPLNTFVIRAATWRRQELEAVIKRQMAYPFFPVSAEKMCATRHLPQDEEWPVKASSATVKFAPLNHPQGCVAYRIEADGSAFVYATDTEPGSHEHDRTIRDLAKGANALVYDAQYTPAQLSRQKKGWGHSSWLEGTRIASESNVKRLILFHHDPDSDDSTLDSLVEETREEFPDAWAAAEGMALTLRDGAVVEESAADSRQDEAEPVILSADSIPATARLT; encoded by the coding sequence ATGCGAATCAAATGTTGGGGTGTGAGGGGCTCGATCCCGACGCCAGAACGTCGAAATTCCCGCTACGGGGGAAACACACCTTGCGTCGAGGTCCGGCTGGATGATGGCACGCTGATTATTCTGGATTGCGGAACCGGCTTGCGCCCGCTCGGTAAGAGTTTGGTCCGCAACGCCGCTGGCGCGCCCATTCGTGCCCACATTTTCCTGACTCACTTCCATTGGGATCACGTTCAGGGCATGCCCTTCTTCCTGCCCTTCTATTCGCCACTTAATACATTCGTGATTCGTGCCGCAACGTGGCGCCGCCAGGAGTTAGAGGCGGTCATCAAGCGTCAAATGGCGTATCCATTCTTTCCTGTCAGCGCGGAGAAAATGTGCGCCACTCGCCATTTACCGCAGGACGAGGAATGGCCCGTCAAAGCATCTTCTGCGACCGTCAAATTCGCCCCATTGAACCATCCGCAAGGCTGTGTCGCCTACCGGATTGAAGCGGACGGCTCGGCCTTCGTCTATGCCACTGACACCGAGCCCGGCTCACACGAGCATGACCGCACCATCCGGGATTTGGCAAAGGGCGCTAATGCCCTTGTGTACGACGCGCAATACACGCCAGCGCAACTATCTCGGCAGAAGAAAGGCTGGGGACACAGTTCCTGGCTTGAGGGAACCCGGATCGCAAGCGAGTCGAATGTGAAGAGGCTGATTCTTTTTCATCATGACCCGGATTCCGACGACTCGACCCTTGATTCTCTGGTCGAAGAAACGCGTGAGGAGTTCCCTGACGCCTGGGCCGCAGCCGAAGGCATGGCCTTGACACTTCGCGACGGGGCGGTCGTCGAAGAATCGGCTGCTGACAGCCGCCAAGATGAAGCTGAACCTGTCATTTTATCAGCCGACTCAATTCCCGCCACAGCGCGTCTTACCTGA
- a CDS encoding class I SAM-dependent methyltransferase: MSSRDSKTSAEILNSQSAHWEKTFSEKPEMFGGKPSEPAMTAGGLFKREGKTSLLELGGGQGRDTLFFASEGFHVTVLDYSQTAVETITAKARAIALTDRIMALRHDVRQPLPFGDNAFDCCYSHMLFCMALTTAELDGLSQEIRRVLRPGGLNVYTVRHTKDPHYGTGIHRGEDMYEVGGFIVHFFSVEKMRQLARGYDIVSIDEFEEGGLPRKLYRVTLHKEREMGSA, from the coding sequence ATGAGCTCAAGAGACTCCAAGACGTCGGCTGAGATACTAAACTCACAATCGGCCCATTGGGAGAAGACATTCTCTGAAAAGCCCGAGATGTTTGGCGGCAAACCCAGCGAGCCAGCTATGACGGCGGGAGGACTGTTCAAAAGGGAAGGCAAGACGAGTCTGCTGGAACTCGGCGGGGGACAGGGCCGCGACACGTTGTTCTTCGCCAGCGAGGGCTTTCACGTCACGGTGCTGGATTATTCCCAGACAGCGGTTGAGACCATCACGGCGAAGGCCAGGGCGATAGCCCTGACAGACCGGATTATGGCGCTTCGGCACGACGTGAGACAGCCCCTTCCCTTTGGCGACAACGCGTTCGACTGTTGCTACTCACACATGTTGTTTTGTATGGCGCTTACCACTGCGGAACTCGACGGTCTTTCGCAAGAAATCCGGCGCGTTCTCAGGCCAGGAGGCCTTAATGTTTACACGGTTCGGCATACGAAGGACCCCCACTACGGAACTGGAATCCATCGCGGAGAGGACATGTATGAGGTGGGCGGGTTCATCGTACACTTCTTCAGCGTCGAAAAAATGCGGCAGCTCGCAAGAGGATACGACATTGTCAGCATCGATGAATTCGAGGAGGGTGGGCTGCCACGGAAGCTCTACCGTGTGACACTGCACAAGGAACGAGAGATGGGATCGGCATGA
- the dnaN gene encoding DNA polymerase III subunit beta — MDGPCGPCQLGGVAMEFSADTKCLAEALDQVQDAVEKKSTIPILSHVLVEACATGLRLAATDLEVGIRSFCPAQVKTPGSVAVPARRLLEIVKSLPEAGVRVRALENHWVQVSAARSVFKLAALARDTFPALPDVPKALAEVPAGVLAGLIDRTAFAISIQESRYTLNGALLVLKPGSVEMVATDGHRLALAGRDTDVGALKNDERLLVPKRAVVGLRRLANAQQADSSIHIAKDDSHLFFSARDSILITRIIAGQFPNYEAVLPKSNTITATLDAAAMRESLRRVALLASEQTHAVCLALESGRLTLSTSGGDAGEASESLDAAYSGEPMRVGFNASFLLDLLGVVKTGGVEIALKDPESAVEFRPADQTQCRHRCVVMPMRI; from the coding sequence ATGGATGGCCCATGTGGCCCATGCCAATTAGGAGGTGTTGCTATGGAGTTTTCTGCTGATACGAAATGCCTTGCTGAAGCCCTCGACCAGGTTCAGGATGCGGTGGAAAAGAAGAGCACGATTCCCATCCTGTCCCATGTCCTGGTCGAAGCTTGTGCCACCGGGCTTCGTCTCGCAGCCACCGACCTCGAAGTAGGTATTCGATCGTTTTGCCCGGCACAGGTCAAGACGCCCGGCAGCGTTGCTGTCCCGGCCCGCCGTTTGCTCGAAATCGTGAAGTCTCTGCCCGAAGCGGGCGTTCGCGTCCGTGCTCTGGAGAACCATTGGGTCCAGGTCAGCGCCGCCCGGTCTGTCTTTAAGCTAGCGGCGCTCGCCAGGGACACCTTCCCGGCTTTGCCCGACGTTCCCAAGGCGCTGGCTGAAGTGCCTGCCGGCGTGCTGGCCGGGCTGATTGATCGCACCGCGTTCGCCATCTCGATCCAGGAATCGCGCTACACCTTGAACGGCGCGCTGCTGGTTCTCAAGCCGGGCAGCGTTGAGATGGTAGCGACCGACGGGCACCGGCTGGCGCTAGCGGGGCGCGATACCGATGTCGGCGCATTGAAGAATGATGAGCGACTCTTGGTTCCCAAGCGCGCCGTGGTCGGGCTGCGTCGCCTGGCGAACGCTCAGCAAGCGGACAGTTCCATCCATATCGCCAAGGACGACAGCCATCTGTTCTTCTCGGCCAGAGATTCCATCCTTATCACGCGGATCATCGCCGGGCAATTTCCCAACTACGAAGCCGTTCTGCCCAAGTCCAATACCATCACAGCGACACTGGACGCGGCAGCGATGCGGGAATCGCTGCGGCGGGTCGCGCTGCTCGCGTCAGAGCAGACGCACGCGGTCTGCCTGGCCCTGGAGTCGGGCCGGCTCACGCTGTCCACGTCGGGCGGTGATGCGGGCGAGGCCTCGGAGTCGTTGGATGCGGCATACAGCGGAGAGCCGATGCGAGTGGGCTTCAATGCGTCGTTCCTGCTGGACTTGCTTGGCGTCGTAAAGACCGGGGGCGTCGAGATCGCTTTGAAAGACCCCGAAAGCGCAGTGGAGTTCCGTCCGGCAGATCAGACGCAGTGCCGGCACAGATGCGTTGTCATGCCGATGCGGATTTGA
- a CDS encoding NAD(P)/FAD-dependent oxidoreductase, with protein sequence MSGRTVVVLGAGVGGLVAANELRRMLGRDHRVLLVERNLRHAFAPSFLWLMTGDRKQAQITRDVRNLVRPGIEVIEGEVLAINPADRRVETSAGTLNFDDLIISLGAELAPELIPDLANASHTFFTADGAARLHEALSSFAGGKVAIVISSLPYKCPGAPHEGAMLISDSFRKRGMRNKVDIHLFTPEPLPLPVAGPELGAAVRQMLETKGITFHPSHKLTHFDPNSRELRFEGKETFHCDLLVTIPPHRSPSVVRQSGLANEAGWIPVDRATLETKHPNIYAIGDITAIPLPGRWKPDTPLMLPKAGVFAHAEAQIVARRIAQEIAGTSAQAEFCADGYCMLEAGEDLAGFAFGNFFAEPSPQVQLRKIGKTWHLGKVLFEQWWLAPFGMRHGVLGVMLKLGAKAYGIPLVL encoded by the coding sequence ATGAGTGGCAGAACTGTCGTGGTCCTGGGTGCCGGCGTCGGCGGACTTGTTGCCGCCAATGAACTGCGCCGGATGTTAGGCCGTGATCACCGGGTTTTGTTGGTTGAGAGGAACCTTCGGCATGCCTTTGCGCCGTCGTTCCTGTGGCTGATGACCGGAGACCGCAAGCAGGCCCAGATCACTCGCGACGTGCGCAACCTGGTACGGCCTGGAATCGAAGTAATCGAGGGCGAAGTGCTGGCCATCAATCCAGCGGACCGGCGAGTTGAAACTTCCGCTGGAACCTTGAACTTCGACGACTTGATCATCTCGCTCGGCGCGGAGCTTGCGCCTGAATTGATCCCTGATCTCGCAAATGCTTCGCACACGTTTTTCACCGCCGATGGCGCGGCGAGGTTGCACGAAGCGTTGAGCTCGTTTGCGGGTGGGAAGGTAGCCATTGTGATCAGTTCGCTGCCATACAAATGCCCTGGAGCGCCGCACGAAGGAGCCATGCTCATCTCAGACTCCTTTCGCAAGCGAGGAATGCGCAACAAAGTGGATATCCACCTGTTTACTCCCGAACCGCTGCCGCTCCCTGTGGCGGGCCCCGAGCTTGGCGCAGCGGTTCGCCAGATGCTCGAAACGAAGGGCATCACTTTTCATCCAAGCCACAAGCTGACTCACTTCGACCCAAACTCCCGCGAGCTTCGCTTTGAGGGCAAGGAAACCTTCCACTGCGACTTGCTCGTGACGATTCCCCCGCACCGTAGCCCCAGCGTAGTTCGCCAGTCGGGACTCGCGAATGAAGCCGGCTGGATTCCCGTTGATCGCGCGACGCTTGAAACCAAGCATCCCAACATTTATGCGATCGGCGACATTACAGCCATACCTCTGCCGGGCCGCTGGAAGCCAGACACGCCCTTGATGCTGCCGAAGGCCGGCGTGTTCGCGCATGCCGAAGCCCAGATCGTAGCTCGTCGTATTGCTCAGGAAATTGCAGGGACAAGTGCACAAGCAGAATTTTGTGCGGATGGGTACTGCATGTTGGAGGCCGGAGAGGACCTGGCCGGCTTCGCGTTTGGGAATTTCTTCGCTGAGCCCTCTCCCCAAGTGCAACTTCGAAAAATCGGCAAGACATGGCATCTCGGCAAGGTGTTGTTCGAACAGTGGTGGCTAGCGCCGTTTGGGATGAGGCATGGAGTTCTGGGCGTGATGCTCAAGCTCGGCGCCAAAGCCTACGGCATACCGCTTGTCCTGTAG
- a CDS encoding sterol desaturase family protein, which produces MPYQIYNAILDKYGGPILFSLFALLLVLQYRRPLRRRTQSIFRRVIINAAVSVPAFLVLRLGLIPAELAAAYWAHFGVLNIIPMPPWLHGVLSFLFMDYLLYVWHVLSHKVPLLWRLHNVHHTDLDLGVSTGLRFHFGEMFLSGLFRVAGVLLFGAGAVAVLVYEVVYEGSVAFQHSNWRLPYRLERVLVWLIITPRMHGIHHSMVAAEANSNYTNLFNIWDRLHGTLRLNVPQDQITIGVPAYRNENELGVFPLLLLPFRRQKEYWRLPEGSRPEREEYGDRTQLAE; this is translated from the coding sequence ATGCCCTACCAGATATATAACGCGATTTTGGACAAGTACGGCGGGCCGATACTTTTCTCTCTGTTCGCCTTGCTCCTGGTGTTGCAATACCGGCGCCCACTGCGGCGGCGGACCCAGAGCATCTTCCGGCGAGTCATCATCAACGCGGCGGTCTCCGTGCCGGCGTTCCTGGTCTTGCGCCTGGGGCTAATCCCTGCAGAACTGGCGGCCGCTTATTGGGCGCACTTCGGCGTGCTGAACATCATCCCGATGCCCCCGTGGTTGCACGGCGTGCTCTCGTTCCTGTTCATGGACTATCTGCTGTACGTCTGGCACGTGCTCAGCCACAAGGTGCCGCTGCTGTGGCGGCTCCACAACGTGCACCATACGGATCTGGACCTGGGCGTGTCAACCGGGCTCCGCTTCCATTTCGGCGAGATGTTCCTGAGCGGTTTGTTCCGCGTGGCTGGGGTGTTGCTTTTCGGGGCCGGCGCCGTTGCCGTGCTTGTCTATGAGGTGGTCTACGAGGGATCAGTCGCCTTCCAGCACAGCAATTGGCGGTTGCCCTACCGGCTGGAGCGGGTGCTGGTCTGGCTCATCATCACGCCTCGGATGCACGGGATTCACCATTCCATGGTTGCCGCCGAGGCCAACTCGAACTACACCAACCTATTCAACATTTGGGATCGACTCCACGGCACGCTCCGTCTAAACGTTCCGCAGGACCAGATCACAATAGGCGTCCCCGCGTACAGGAACGAAAACGAGTTGGGAGTCTTCCCGCTCCTACTGTTGCCGTTCCGGCGGCAGAAGGAGTATTGGCGGCTGCCGGAGGGCTCGCGGCCGGAGCGTGAGGAATATGGGGACCGCACCCAGTTGGCTGAGTAA
- a CDS encoding ArsR family transcriptional regulator, whose translation MSASPNFKNAIYEQLARIGKAVASPPRLELLDLLCQGPRTVEALAKEASLTAANASQHLQVLRSARLVEAEKQGLYVTYRLADVAVCEFFQKLRALAEIRLAEVESIVRQFGEGPERLEPVKKKALLRRVRKGEVVVLDVRPPEEYRAGHIPGALSIPLKHLKSHLSKLPRNQDIVAYCRGPYCVLATKAVEVLKAKGFRALRLEDGIPEWRALGLPVAIGEESR comes from the coding sequence ATGAGTGCGTCGCCCAACTTCAAAAATGCGATCTATGAACAGCTTGCCAGGATTGGCAAGGCGGTCGCCAGTCCACCCAGGCTCGAGCTGTTGGACCTCTTATGCCAGGGTCCGCGGACAGTTGAAGCGCTTGCGAAAGAAGCCAGTCTGACGGCGGCTAACGCTTCGCAGCACCTTCAGGTGCTCCGCAGTGCGCGGCTGGTGGAAGCAGAAAAGCAAGGGTTGTATGTAACTTATCGTTTGGCGGATGTGGCGGTTTGCGAGTTCTTTCAGAAGTTGCGAGCTCTCGCGGAAATTCGTCTGGCGGAAGTCGAATCCATTGTCAGGCAGTTCGGAGAGGGCCCTGAGCGGCTTGAGCCGGTCAAGAAGAAAGCGCTCCTCAGGCGAGTTCGCAAAGGTGAGGTAGTTGTCCTTGACGTACGTCCGCCAGAAGAGTACCGAGCGGGACACATTCCGGGCGCCCTGTCCATACCTCTCAAGCATTTGAAGTCGCACCTGTCAAAGCTCCCCAGGAATCAAGACATCGTGGCCTACTGCCGGGGCCCTTATTGTGTTCTCGCCACGAAGGCGGTGGAGGTTTTGAAAGCGAAAGGCTTTCGCGCCCTGCGCCTGGAAGACGGGATACCGGAGTGGAGAGCACTCGGACTTCCGGTTGCTATTGGGGAGGAATCCCGGTAA
- a CDS encoding DUF1257 domain-containing protein, which yields MSKYGCVETVVRNEKYLVETLKEMGYEVEVHPAGARLNSYYSEQERKVVNIIVRRAQLRGAFGDIGFARQPDGSLAMIADELDDHCGYGAKWLGRVQQLYKEKQTLAMARAKGYILKKREVIQTSEGQQVRLQFAARR from the coding sequence ATGTCAAAATATGGTTGCGTCGAAACCGTCGTCCGGAACGAGAAGTACCTTGTCGAGACCCTCAAGGAGATGGGCTATGAAGTCGAAGTCCACCCGGCGGGCGCGAGGCTGAACTCATATTACTCGGAACAAGAGAGGAAAGTCGTCAACATCATTGTCCGGCGCGCACAACTGCGCGGGGCGTTCGGCGACATTGGGTTTGCCCGGCAACCGGACGGCAGCCTCGCCATGATCGCGGATGAACTCGATGACCACTGCGGCTACGGGGCGAAGTGGCTTGGACGCGTTCAGCAGCTTTACAAGGAAAAGCAAACGCTCGCCATGGCCCGAGCCAAGGGCTACATCCTGAAGAAGCGCGAAGTGATCCAGACCTCGGAAGGACAGCAGGTGCGGCTGCAATTTGCCGCGCGGAGGTAA
- a CDS encoding radical SAM protein, translated as MLLHALIPASRANGPGLRAVVFFQGCNLGCRGCWNKHSHRFSGTEEAVDAVAHQILRAFADYNLEGVTFSGGEPMQQADSLHGLMQNLHRQAPELSFGMFSGYTERELDGGLYWTWKELSPPQKRRLWNEVRGLLDFAVLGRFNQNQPSTLPLRTSRNQVLRLFSNRHTAADFSEQLVEVSIHEGGRAELTGFPVLGWSQ; from the coding sequence ATGCTTCTTCATGCGTTGATTCCCGCCAGCCGCGCTAATGGGCCAGGCCTCCGGGCCGTGGTGTTTTTCCAGGGTTGCAATTTGGGCTGTCGGGGGTGTTGGAACAAACACTCGCATCGCTTTTCCGGAACTGAAGAGGCGGTTGATGCCGTTGCTCATCAAATCCTCCGCGCCTTCGCAGACTATAACTTGGAAGGCGTCACCTTCTCCGGTGGCGAGCCAATGCAACAAGCAGATAGCTTGCATGGCTTGATGCAGAATCTGCACCGCCAAGCGCCAGAGCTGAGCTTTGGCATGTTCAGCGGCTACACCGAACGCGAACTCGATGGCGGGCTCTACTGGACTTGGAAAGAGCTGTCGCCTCCTCAGAAGCGAAGATTGTGGAATGAAGTCCGCGGGCTACTCGACTTCGCGGTTCTCGGCCGCTTCAACCAGAATCAGCCAAGCACGCTGCCGTTGCGCACAAGCCGGAATCAGGTTCTTCGGCTGTTCAGCAACCGCCATACGGCTGCGGATTTCAGCGAGCAGTTGGTTGAGGTCAGCATTCACGAAGGCGGGCGAGCGGAACTAACCGGATTTCCGGTTCTTGGGTGGAGTCAGTAG
- a CDS encoding XRE family transcriptional regulator yields MRKERIIHGVSIQEGRRNVYADLGYPDPDDMMVKAQLVTKIGDIIRQRGLTQDKAAELLGLTQPKISKLLKGQFRGVSERRLLRCLTSLGRDVEIVVKPAPRRRAGRLSVLFAQNAESRHSLR; encoded by the coding sequence ATGAGAAAAGAACGGATCATCCACGGCGTTTCCATTCAGGAAGGCCGTCGGAATGTCTATGCTGACCTTGGCTACCCAGACCCTGACGACATGATGGTGAAGGCTCAGCTCGTCACGAAAATTGGAGACATTATCCGGCAGCGCGGCCTCACCCAAGACAAAGCGGCAGAACTGCTGGGCCTGACTCAGCCGAAGATTTCGAAACTGCTCAAAGGACAATTTCGAGGGGTTTCAGAGCGACGGCTACTGCGCTGCCTGACAAGCTTAGGGAGGGACGTGGAAATTGTCGTAAAGCCCGCCCCGCGACGCCGGGCTGGGAGGCTGAGTGTCCTCTTCGCTCAAAACGCTGAGAGCCGTCACTCTTTGCGATGA
- a CDS encoding addiction module toxin RelE has product MEEPPKLKPLYWVGSSKRDLLALPEGVVDVFGYALYLAQISRKHEQAKPLKGFGSAGVLEIVEDWERNSYRAVYTVRFERAVFVLHVFQKKAKRGIATPKADLDLIRQRMKAAEEAAKELES; this is encoded by the coding sequence ATGGAGGAACCCCCGAAGCTGAAGCCGTTGTACTGGGTGGGGAGCAGCAAGAGGGATTTGCTGGCGCTTCCTGAAGGCGTTGTTGACGTTTTCGGGTATGCGCTCTACCTCGCGCAGATCAGCAGGAAGCACGAACAAGCCAAGCCGTTGAAGGGGTTCGGGTCGGCAGGTGTGTTGGAAATTGTTGAGGATTGGGAGCGAAACAGCTATCGGGCAGTCTATACGGTGCGCTTTGAGCGCGCCGTCTTTGTCCTCCACGTATTTCAGAAAAAAGCCAAGCGAGGCATCGCTACGCCCAAAGCTGACCTTGATTTAATCCGGCAACGGATGAAGGCGGCTGAGGAGGCCGCCAAGGAGTTGGAATCATGA
- a CDS encoding single-stranded DNA-binding protein → MGVNKVILVGHLGKDPEVKYTASGAAVCRFSLATNETFKNKAGEVQKRTEWHSIVAWGKLAEICGEYLTRSKQVYIEGSIRAGKWTDRDGNERKSYDIVARYMQMLSPAANGNAAKSKTESAKPAPQAGASQGAVQSSEEDNPFEEEESVPF, encoded by the coding sequence ATGGGCGTGAACAAGGTGATTTTAGTGGGCCATTTGGGAAAGGACCCGGAAGTGAAATACACGGCGTCGGGTGCCGCAGTCTGCCGTTTTTCTCTGGCGACCAACGAGACCTTCAAGAACAAGGCCGGCGAAGTCCAGAAGCGGACCGAATGGCACTCGATCGTGGCTTGGGGGAAACTCGCTGAAATTTGTGGTGAGTACCTCACCAGATCCAAGCAAGTGTACATCGAGGGATCCATTCGGGCCGGAAAGTGGACGGACCGTGACGGCAACGAACGCAAGTCATATGACATCGTTGCCCGATACATGCAGATGCTTTCCCCCGCTGCAAACGGCAACGCGGCGAAATCCAAGACTGAAAGTGCCAAGCCTGCGCCGCAGGCCGGGGCGTCTCAGGGGGCAGTGCAGTCCTCGGAGGAGGATAACCCCTTCGAAGAAGAGGAATCAGTTCCATTCTAA
- a CDS encoding exodeoxyribonuclease I, with amino-acid sequence MSLIFYDTETTGTATFFDQILQFAAIRTDADLKEIDRFEIRCRLLPHVVPAPGAMRVTGVKVSQLTDPSLPSHYEMIRVIRARLLSWSPALFIGWNSIAFDEDLVRQALYKTLHNPYLTNRDGNTRSDLMRIAQACSIFAPAALKFPTDEEGQKVFKLDRVAPANGFKHDRAHSAMGDVEATMFLCRLIIEKAPDIWSSFMRFSTKAAVANYITEERVFCVSDFFFGNPFSYIVTTIGQNKKNSVEWYIYDLSVDPKSLLALSEAQLAARLDRSPKPLRRLKSNAAPMLFPAEDAPKSCKGLEHGLKELERRAKTLQADAALRQRLISAFESLKEEYPSSPHIEKQIYDGFFEEADEKLMDAFHEAEWSRRYAIVERFQDLRLRTIGRQLIHFERPALLDKTICRKHQVAAAKRLLGQGEDISWLTLPKALEQLEEMLATASGAELKLLREHDQYLRERHKQALTHAK; translated from the coding sequence ATGAGTCTCATTTTCTATGATACAGAGACCACCGGCACCGCGACCTTCTTCGATCAAATTTTGCAATTTGCGGCCATTCGGACCGACGCGGACCTCAAAGAGATTGATCGCTTTGAGATTCGCTGCCGCCTCTTGCCTCATGTAGTACCTGCGCCCGGCGCGATGCGCGTTACCGGCGTGAAAGTTTCTCAGCTCACCGATCCGTCCTTGCCGTCGCATTATGAGATGATTCGCGTCATTCGCGCGAGGTTGCTGTCATGGTCTCCGGCCCTGTTCATTGGTTGGAACTCGATTGCATTTGACGAGGACTTGGTTCGCCAGGCCCTCTACAAGACCCTGCACAACCCATATCTCACCAATCGCGATGGAAATACTCGCTCCGATCTCATGCGCATAGCGCAGGCGTGCAGCATCTTCGCTCCTGCCGCTCTTAAATTCCCTACCGACGAAGAAGGCCAGAAAGTCTTCAAACTGGACCGCGTTGCGCCCGCTAATGGGTTCAAACACGACCGGGCACACAGCGCAATGGGCGACGTTGAGGCTACGATGTTTCTCTGCCGCCTTATCATTGAGAAGGCACCAGACATTTGGTCTTCTTTCATGCGTTTTAGCACGAAGGCTGCCGTCGCCAATTACATAACCGAGGAGCGCGTGTTCTGCGTGAGCGACTTTTTCTTTGGCAACCCGTTTTCATACATTGTCACGACAATTGGACAGAACAAAAAAAATAGTGTCGAATGGTATATTTACGATCTCAGTGTCGATCCCAAATCATTGCTGGCGCTCTCCGAAGCGCAGCTCGCAGCGCGCCTTGATCGGTCGCCAAAGCCGCTGCGCAGGCTAAAATCAAATGCCGCACCCATGCTCTTTCCTGCCGAAGACGCCCCGAAAAGCTGCAAAGGGCTAGAGCACGGCCTGAAAGAATTGGAGCGCCGCGCAAAGACGTTACAGGCGGATGCCGCACTCCGTCAGCGCCTGATTTCTGCTTTCGAATCTTTGAAGGAGGAGTACCCAAGTTCGCCTCATATTGAAAAGCAGATTTACGACGGTTTCTTCGAGGAAGCAGACGAGAAACTGATGGACGCATTTCATGAAGCGGAGTGGTCTAGGCGGTATGCGATAGTTGAAAGATTCCAAGACCTGCGCCTGAGGACGATTGGCAGGCAGTTAATCCACTTCGAACGGCCTGCTCTCTTGGACAAAACTATATGCCGAAAACATCAAGTGGCCGCCGCGAAGCGGCTTCTAGGGCAGGGCGAGGATATATCGTGGCTGACCTTGCCCAAAGCTCTTGAGCAGCTTGAAGAAATGTTAGCGACCGCGTCGGGAGCGGAGTTGAAACTGCTCCGAGAACACGATCAGTATCTTCGCGAGCGCCATAAACAGGCGCTCACGCACGCGAAATAA
- a CDS encoding ImmA/IrrE family metallo-endopeptidase — protein sequence MPNPSVDDPYACARQLLARIGIQSAPTPVEKVAKALGAQVRFSPFDDELAGMVYIKDGVPIIGVNSLHHPNRQRFTIAHELGHLELHREMITSTVHVDKNFPVLMRDPKSATGTELLEIQANQFAAELLMPRKLIDQVLAGKKFDIDDEGPIEELAKKFRVSKQALEYRIRNRF from the coding sequence GTGCCAAATCCAAGCGTCGATGATCCATATGCCTGTGCGCGGCAGCTTCTCGCTCGCATTGGCATTCAATCCGCGCCCACGCCGGTAGAGAAAGTCGCCAAGGCGCTAGGCGCTCAGGTACGATTTTCGCCGTTTGACGACGAGTTGGCTGGAATGGTTTATATCAAAGATGGAGTTCCTATCATCGGGGTCAACTCGCTGCATCACCCCAATCGCCAACGATTCACGATTGCGCATGAACTGGGACATCTGGAACTTCATCGAGAAATGATTACGAGTACGGTTCACGTCGATAAGAATTTCCCAGTGCTGATGCGCGATCCAAAATCGGCAACCGGAACAGAGCTGCTTGAAATTCAAGCCAATCAATTTGCAGCAGAGCTTTTGATGCCGCGTAAATTGATTGACCAAGTGTTGGCCGGGAAGAAATTCGACATTGACGATGAGGGGCCTATCGAAGAACTTGCGAAAAAGTTCCGGGTGAGCAAGCAGGCATTGGAGTACAGAATCAGGAATCGTTTCTAG
- a CDS encoding XRE family transcriptional regulator, with the protein MSPDPIYKHIGAVIKERRETLGLKQKELAGKLGISRGSLANVEIGRQSVLVHQLYKFAVALQLKTPADLLPQPPPDHLRTERTELPLPSGLKAQEKEQITRFFEQVDTNQIQARKGKRAKSKRR; encoded by the coding sequence ATGAGTCCCGACCCCATCTACAAGCATATTGGTGCAGTGATTAAAGAGCGACGAGAGACGCTCGGCCTGAAGCAGAAGGAACTGGCAGGCAAACTTGGCATTTCCAGGGGATCGCTCGCCAACGTCGAGATTGGGCGGCAGAGCGTACTGGTCCACCAGCTTTACAAATTCGCTGTTGCGCTACAATTGAAGACGCCTGCTGATCTCCTGCCACAGCCACCGCCCGATCATTTGCGGACGGAGCGCACTGAATTGCCGCTGCCGAGTGGCCTGAAGGCGCAAGAGAAGGAGCAGATAACGCGCTTCTTTGAGCAAGTAGATACGAATCAAATCCAAGCGAGGAAGGGAAAACGTGCCAAATCCAAGCGTCGATGA